The sequence ACGCCTTTGCCCTCATTCATGACGACATCATGGATCACTCCGACACGCGTCGCGGCCGTCCCAGTGCCCACCGCATCCTCGCCGCCGGGCATACACACCACGCCGACGCTGCCGCGCTAGGAAGCAACGCCGCGATCCTCCTTGGTGACCTGGCTCTGGGCTGGTCGTACGAGATCCTTCAAGACTTGGACACCGCACCCGAGCAAATTGCACGGATCTTGCCGCTGTTCGACGCACTGCGCGTGGAGACGCTGGTCGGCCAGTACCTCGATCTGGCTGCCGCCCGGAACCCCGCTTCCGACACGGGCACCGCTTGGCGCATCGTCCGCTACAAGACCGCCAAGTACACCATCGAACGCCCCCTGCACATCGGTGCCGGCCTCGCCGCCGCCACAGACCCTCAACTACGAGTCCTGTCGGCCTACGCACTTCCGCTCGGCGAAGCCTTCCAACTGCGCGACGACCTTCTGGGTGTCTACGGTAACTGCGCGGCGACCGGTAAGTCACGCTTGGACGACCTGCGAGAAGGCAAACACACGGTCCTGTACGCCATCGCCCGTGAGCGCGCGACCGTGCCCCAGCAGCAGTGCCTGACAC is a genomic window of Streptomyces sp. WP-1 containing:
- a CDS encoding polyprenyl synthetase family protein produces the protein MIRAAVDRLLHGFLNEQQRMRPYLPELSLFTGMLHDMFNAGGKRIRPLLCVTGWCAITEQLPTTAVFRAAASLELFHAFALIHDDIMDHSDTRRGRPSAHRILAAGHTHHADAAALGSNAAILLGDLALGWSYEILQDLDTAPEQIARILPLFDALRVETLVGQYLDLAAARNPASDTGTAWRIVRYKTAKYTIERPLHIGAGLAAATDPQLRVLSAYALPLGEAFQLRDDLLGVYGNCAATGKSRLDDLREGKHTVLYAIARERATVPQQQCLTRYFGDPCLTDSQAEQLRDVLTATGARSAVERSIAEKTAQALDALDTSDFQPVGLQGLRALAHTAAKRTG